The Amia ocellicauda isolate fAmiCal2 chromosome 16, fAmiCal2.hap1, whole genome shotgun sequence nucleotide sequence CTACTTTAAATAATCCCTATCACCCTTCAGCTTGTCTTTGAAGTAGGCATCGCATTCTATATAGGACGCAAGATTTCCAACGTCGAAACGGCCAGAGATCTGATGTATGTACACAGGCTTCCTGAAATAAAGCAGTAACAGTTCAAACATGACTAAACTTGAGTTAAGAACAGACTGTTTTGTCTTAATATGTTATTGTCAACTCCTATAATAACAATGTGAAGACAGATGGCTTTAGTAGCAGGAAGAGGAAATTAAGTTAATACCTCAAAATGAGCCATGACAAGAAGTTTCCAGGTGCATCTCTTGTTTCAATTGGTGCATtctattataaaacaaacatattaatCTAAAGAAGACAAAAATATTATCTTTCATATAGATGATGCAACAATATAAACTTTGTGTACCTTCTTTTCTTCAAGAAATGTCTCCAGCAGAGGGATTGTTGTCTTTGAGAACAAATAGCAACAGGGACACTGCAAGAGAAAAGGGAGAATGCACAAAGTTGTTATTAGTTGCTAAAAGTTGCTAAAAAAAATTCCAGAGCTGTTTACACCGATCAGtcgtaacattatgaccactgacaggtgggtgggtatattaggcagcaagtgaacattatgtcctcaaagttgatgtgttagaagcaggaaaaatgggcaagcgtaaggatctgagcgactttgacaagggccacattgtgatggctagacgactgggtcagagcatctccaaaactgcagctcttgtggggtgttcccggtctacagtggtcaaaagtggtccaaggaaggaaaagcgctgaaccggcgacagggtcgcgggcggccaaggctcattgatgcacgtggggagctaaggctggcccgtgtggtccgatctaacagacgagctactgtagctcaaattgctgaaaaagttaatgctggttctgatggaaaggtgtcagaacacacagtgcatcgcggtttgttgcgtatggggctgcgtagcctcagaccagtcagggtgcccatgctgacccctgtccactgccgaaagtgcctacaatgggcatgtgagcatcagaactggaccacggagcaatggaagaaggtggcctggtctgatgaatcacgagttcaaggtgttgacttggcctccaaatttccTAGATCTCAAtgcaatcgagcatctgtgggatgtgctggacaaacaagtccgatccatggaggccccacctcgcaacctacaggacttaaaggatctgctgctaacgtcttggtgccagataccacagcacaccttcagaggtctagtggagtccatgcctcaaccggtcagggctgttttgggacctacacaatattaggcaggtggtcataatgttatggctgatcggtgtgtataccAAGATAACACTGATctaatttattaaacattattcTTTATCTGTAGAACCCATTACCAAATTccattacacattttaaaacttgttttttcATTCACTGGCTGGAAGAGTAAGTTACGCTGTAAATAGGGGGGCTTACTGCTCTCCTTGAATTTGTTTCAGCAGGGGATGGTTTCTCTTTCATACAGCACACACGCATGTCTTTGTCCACTTCAAGAATACCGTACTTGGAGGTTTCTGTGAAAGGCAGGAAACACATGTTCTTGTATAGAAAGTGAATGTTTCTGAAAGTGCACTGGataaatatttgtgttttatagaGAAAATAAGCTTGTTTAACTGCCCTCAGCCCAGCACATGTATTAGGAACAAGGCACGGAGAAGCCAGGTATCATtgtcaatatatattataattgcaAACTTGAAACTTTTTGTCTCGTAGGATTTGCTGCTCTGCTCACCTTCATCTTTACACTCGTATGACAGTACCAGATTACTTTCATCACATTTGGTTTGTAGATCAAAAAACTGATCCATGAAGCCTGAGAGGCTGAAATCTTCCTTGAATAAGGTATCCCTGTGAAAATAAGTGCGTACGACTTTTCAGTTGTGTGCAGAATAATTTTGCTACATTTTAGCTTCAGCTCATTTTTTTCAGCAGACTACACAAGGAACGGAATAGCAGCAGGGTTTGTTGCAGAAATATATGTGAGAGAACTCATGGGGAATGTCAATTAATTTCCATTTACTTTGCAACCAAAGAAATTTAAGAAACCTTACCCTCCAATGATTAAAATATCATCCTCTATCTTGAATTTTCTAATTGCCATCTGAAGACATGCAACAGCACCTAGTCGTTCCTAAAACAAGAATAGAAAGAAGCTGCAGAAATTACAGAAACAAATTGtaaccatttatattttaattcctATTAAAACTGAGTGACGTGTACATCTGTGGAAAAGAGATTTTGCACAAATGTGAGGAGGCATCTGGCAGACATTCAAGCACTGGTTTTACCTCATTGCACCTTGTCCCATCATTTAGCACTTTGACAGCTGGGAACTGCTGGGCCCATTCTTCAAAGTTTTTATAGTACAAGTCATTGGTCTGTTGgaagcaagtgaaatgcatgacAGCCTAACATCCCAAGGCAAATTCCCAATCTCCCACCAATTTATTATACAACAGCAAACATATTTAAGTGATGCCAACAGTTTATAAGTTCTATAGAGAAATCAAACTGTTCAAGTTCAATTAATGTTCTACAGAAGAAGTTGAATGTGTTTAACagttttgttaaatattttaaaatccataTTTCTCATCAAACTAATCTacctatagatagatagacagatagataggtgtgtatgtatgtattctatATTGCATATACGTACAATGACAAAGACCTCATCCACACAAGCAATACTCTGTAAAGCCTGGATCCAGTGTGAGATCAAAGGGCAGTGtcccacaggaagcagcggttTCGGGGAGCCGATCAGAGCCTCGAATCTGCCAGATGTGTCACTGAGGAGGTCTCTGCGCAGCCTGGTCCCATAACCCGCAGCtaaaatcacagctttcatggtTTTATCCCTGTAAAGGGGGAAAAACGTATTTAGACaacttaaataaataaccagCCTAAGATTTGCTAAAGCTAAtaacaacatttcaaatagtagACACAAGCACAGAAATCAGACGTGTGTTTATAGTGCCTTTCTTACCGTCGGTTAAATCAGAAGATATAAAATAAAGAACCCTACAATATAAACATTCGGTCCTTCTATTTCCGCATTGTGCAGCGTGTCTGACATGCGCAGTCCGAGAACAGGCACGTCAGTTCGCCAGTGTCAGGTCGTGTTGGTgctgcgcagatttccgcagttctgcagaATGCCgccatcccattggtggagcagcgcgcATGTGCGCAAATCAGCGCGAAACGGACGGGACCGCGATACTTGTACGCAAGCGCCGTAAAGCATGCAACCGAGGCACATTGGTGTGAAAACAGCTCCCCCTTCGCTGCCACCAGTGCACAGCTGTGCCGTAGGGCTGAATTGTGCGTCCTTGGTTGCTAAGATGTGCGTTGCAATAGCTGTCGGTGAAAAACTCACAGTAAGTTACTACTACTATACACAGAACAGTACATTAATTTGCAAAACATATGTCTAACATGTAAGATGATAGATAAGATATAAGATGTAGAACGGTTACGGAACAGCTATTTACTTTTCTGCTTTTTAGCAACCCAttcagcaaacaaaaaatatttgtgtgtgtgtgcaatatttgttttgttttacagttaaAACTCACAATACGACTAAGAAAATGCATATAGCAATCACATAACTATACGTGTAGGTTATTTAAATAGTATATATGGTTTCTAAATGtcgttttcttttgtttttattcaccaGCACCagattgattaaaaataaattaatagataAACATTGCTCAGTGTGCATTGCCTACAGGTGCGTTGGGTATTTTAGATCagggacaaacacacagacatcttTGAAAATTGAATAGTGACATGTTTAACCGGTTCATTTGTGTATTAAATACTGAGATctttctgttgttattattatattggcaGGGATTGAAGACACATGGCATGTTCAATAACTTCTAGTTCCTTGTCCAAATCGTTACAAACCAGCCCTGGTGAAAGAGATGATGAAGCTTATATTGCTGCACTGGCGGCCCAGAGAAATGCAAACGCCTTCTTTGAAAAGTATGACCGCAGAGAGGTCCAGGAGTTACTCAGCCTGGCGTCCAGCAGCTGGGTGCTCTGCAGTGAAGACTTCAGCCTACCTGCCGAGctgcctcctgggattataaaacacatgaaaaactTCACCCTCCCAAACGCAGTCATTCTTGCACCAGTAGATCCCCGAGTGTCTTTGGACTATAAGGTCATACACCAGATTGTAAGGGAACTTGTGACTGGCATATACTGCTTCAATCAAATCCCATTCATCAGCCTTGAACCCAACTATGACCAAAGCACTTCATGTCAGCTAACGCCCGCTTATTATGATACAAAAGTAGGACAGATTCTGATCAACATAGATTATATGGTTAAAGCACTCTGGCACGGCGCATTTATTCCCAAAGAGAAAAGGATGCGATTTTCTGAACTGTGGCGATCCAGCATGGATGTCGATGCCAGTGGAGTACCACAGACGAAGAAAGATGTGTTTGCAGAATTTCTTACAGCAGgtgaagattaaaaaaatac carries:
- the LOC136711444 gene encoding uncharacterized protein LOC136711444 isoform X1; the protein is MKAVILAAGYGTRLRRDLLSDTSGRFEALIGSPKPLLPVGHCPLISHWIQALQSIACVDEVFVITNDLYYKNFEEWAQQFPAVKVLNDGTRCNEERLGAVACLQMAIRKFKIEDDILIIGGDTLFKEDFSLSGFMDQFFDLQTKCDESNLVLSYECKDEETSKYGILEVDKDMRVCCMKEKPSPAETNSRRACPCCYLFSKTTIPLLETFLEEKKNAPIETRDAPGNFLSWLILRKPVYIHQISGRFDVGNLASYIECDAYFKDKLKGDRDYLK
- the LOC136711444 gene encoding uncharacterized protein LOC136711444 isoform X2 → MKAVILAAGYGTRLRRDLLSDTSGRFEALIGSPKPLLPVGHCPLISHWIQALQSIACVDEVFVITNDLYYKNFEEWAQQFPAVKVLNDGTRCNEERLGAVACLQMAIRKFKIEDDILIIGGDTLFKEDFSLSGFMDQFFDLQTKCDESNLVLSYECKDEETSKYGILEVDKDMRVCCMKEKPSPAETNSRRACPCCYLFSKTTIPLLETFLEEKKEACVHTSDLWPFRRWKSCVLYRMRCLLQRQAEG